One Phaseolus vulgaris cultivar G19833 chromosome 2, P. vulgaris v2.0, whole genome shotgun sequence DNA window includes the following coding sequences:
- the LOC137809639 gene encoding WUSCHEL-related homeobox 6, whose amino-acid sequence MSDSFASTFHSSTANITHNSHATPKITTLCSIAQPYCICTHCNHILAFNQHVGNVAEEGTNNTGSHVQSQQSTRWSPTPVQLLVLEELYRQGTKTPSAEQIQQIASQLRQFGKIEGKNVFYWFQNHKARERQKRRRREMEENNAASSSEGLKETGCGVKETKKWASTSNCSRHAEESAALDIAEKGSHGCTQFEERGIQVLRRNIAERKLQLQDNMEMPCFPPTTMAALATSHRTLNAQLSYNRESLNCYDGENADPRTLDLFPHKRDDQDDICLAERKSMFCASASMDADITSSQYFEFLPLRN is encoded by the exons ATGTCGGATTCATTTGCTAGTACCTTTCACTCTTCCACTGCAAACATCACCCACAATTCCCATGCAACCCCCAAAATCACCACATTATGCTCGATAGCCCAACCTTATTGTATTTGCACTCACTGCAACCACATCCTCGCCTTCAACCAGCATGTTG GTAATGTAGCAGAGGAAGGGACAAATAACACAGGGTCCCATGTGCAGTCCCAGCAAAGCACAAGGTGGAGTCCAACGCCAGTTCAGTTACTAGTCCTTGAGGAATTGTATAGACAAGGCACTAAAACACCATCAGCTGAACAGATTCAACAAATAGCTTCACAGTTGCGCCAGTTTGGGAAGATTGAAGGGAAGAACGTGTTCTACTGGTTCCAGAATCACAAGGCGAGAGAGAGACAAAAGAGGCGCCGCAGGGAGATGGAGGAAAATAATGCTGCTTCTTCTAGTGAAG GGTTGAAAGAGACAGGTTGTGGAGTTAAAGAGACAAAGAAGTGGGCATCCACTTCAAACTGCAGTCGACATGCAGAG GAATCTGCTGCACTGGATATAGCAGAAAAGGGCTCTCATGGGTGCACTCAGTTTGAGGAGAGAGGCATACAAGTTTTGAGGAGAAACATAGCAGAAAGGAAGTTGCAATTGCAAGATAACATGGAAATGCCTTGTTTCCCTCCCACTACTATGGCAGCTCTTGCAACTTCACACAGAACACTTAACGCACAACTTAGTTacaacagagaaagtttaaacTGCTATGATGGAGAAAATGCAGATCCTCGAACCCTTGATCTATTTCCACATAAGAGGGATGACCAAGATGACATTTGTCTTGCTGAGAGGAAATCTATGTTCTGTGCCAGTGCTTCTATGGACGCTGATATCACCTCAAGCCAGTATTTTGAGTTTCTTCCTTTAAGAAACTGA